GCCGCGCTTCTTCTCGGCGCGCACCTCGCCCATCACCGGGGAGTCCTCCAGCTTGGCGCGCACCACCAGGCCGATGACGACGAGGACGGCGGAGGCGAGGAAGGGGACGCGCCAGCCCCAGGAGTGGAAGGCGTCGCTGCCGAAGAGGTTCATGAGACTGAACATGCCGGTCGACAGCAGCGCCCCGACGGACGAGCCGAGCTGCGCGAAGGAGCCGAAGAACGTGGACCTGCCCTTCGGCGCGTTCTCCACCGCGATGAGGACGGCGCCGCCCCACTCCCCGCCGATCGCGATGCCCTGGACCAGCCGGAGCACGATGAGCAGGATCGGCGACGCCACGCCGACCTGGTCGTAGGTGGGCAGCAGACCGATCGCGAACGAGGCGATCCCCATCATCAGCAGGGTGATGACCAGCGTCTTCTTGCGTCCGACGCGGTCACCTATGTGTCCGAAGACGATGCCGCCGAGCGGGCGCAGCAGGAAACCGACGGCGAACGTCGCGAAGGACGAGATCGTCTTGAGCGACGTCGGCATGTCAGCCGGGAAGAAGACGTCGTTGAAGACGATCGCGGCGGCGGTGGCGAAGGCGTAGAAGTCGTACCACTCGATGGACGTGCCGGCGAGGGCGGCGAAGGCCGATCTGTACGGGCTCTGCGCTGTGCTTGAGGTGGTGCGGTCCGTCACGTGGACCTCCGGGATGAGTGTGCGGACGGGGACGGGATCCGCTCACGGGTGAGCAGAGGATACGGCAGGGTGCGGGCGGCGCTCCGGCCGCCGGTGCGGGCTCAGGCCCTGGTCAGCGGACCGGGGCAGCCTGGTCAGCGGCCCGGGACGGTGCTGTTCAGCGGCCCGGGGCGGCCCAGGCGCGGCTGCCGCCGATCCAGGTCTCGCGCACCCGGATCCCGGTGAGGGCGTCGGCGGACACCGTCAGCGGGTCGGCGTCCAGGACGGTGAAGTCGGCGAGCATGCCGGGCGCGAGGGCGCCGACCGCGTGCTCGCGGTGCAGGGCGGCGGCGGCCGCGCCGGTGTGGGCGTGCAGCCCGGCGCCGACGGACAGGCGCAGCGACTCGTCCCCGAGGACGGTGCCGAGCACCGTGCGCCGGGTCGCGGCGGCGGCCACGGCCTCCAGGGGCGCGGGCGGCGCGACCGGCGCGTCCGAGGAGAAGACGACGGGGACGCCGAGATCCGCGCACCGGCCGGCCGGGTTGTAGCGGTGACCGAGGTCACCGACGGCGGTCAGGGTGCCGTCGCCGGTGCGCAGGTGGTGCTGGGGCTGCATGACCGGGACGACGCCGAGGTCCGCCATCCGCGCGATCTGCTCGTCGGTGGGCAGCCCGCAGTGCTCGATGCGGTGGCGCATGTCGTCGCGGGCCCGGTCGGCCTGCGCCTTCTCGATCGCGTCGAGCACCATGCCGATGGCGAACGGGGACTGCGCGTGCGTGGCGGTCTGCAGCCCCGCGGCGTGGGCGCGGCGCACGATGTCCGCGTACTCCTCGGCGGAGTGGTAGAGCTGGCCGTGGTGGCAGCAGTCGGCGGCGTACCCCTCGGGGAAGTAGGCCGTCCAGCCTCCGAGCGTGCCGTCGGCGTAGAACTTCACGCCCTGGACGCGGAACCGGTCGTCGCCGAAGCCGCGGACCACACCGA
The sequence above is a segment of the Streptomyces griseoviridis genome. Coding sequences within it:
- a CDS encoding MFS transporter, which gives rise to MTDRTTSSTAQSPYRSAFAALAGTSIEWYDFYAFATAAAIVFNDVFFPADMPTSLKTISSFATFAVGFLLRPLGGIVFGHIGDRVGRKKTLVITLLMMGIASFAIGLLPTYDQVGVASPILLIVLRLVQGIAIGGEWGGAVLIAVENAPKGRSTFFGSFAQLGSSVGALLSTGMFSLMNLFGSDAFHSWGWRVPFLASAVLVVIGLVVRAKLEDSPVMGEVRAEKKRGAAGLPVVEVLRKDWRTVLVGVFSLATATGGYYVVTSYLLSYGTQDRHLSESMLLNGLTLAAFLELVVTPFLSLLGDRVGAHRIVVGGLAGVVVLAVPQFMVMGTGSVALIYLMMLAMRFVMSALYGPIAAILAEGFAPHVRYTGISMSYQLCNLVFGGFGPVAAVWLSSLAGGAYWPPAAALMVTSAIGIWCTLRLRTYRLRRVAAEPRLPVTAPVTVA